The following coding sequences lie in one Arachis ipaensis cultivar K30076 chromosome B03, Araip1.1, whole genome shotgun sequence genomic window:
- the LOC107633393 gene encoding uncharacterized protein LOC107633393: MELLHQFHERLRPVKLADGAEDHMVWRFDSKGVFSTRSVMQVLQAETMLDEITSYSFTSSVWRGVVPSRIELFGWFVLVGRVNTKERLSRLGVIIPSDNICVLCKKEIETVEHLFLLCDLTWQVWCSWLRRFGEAWAIPGTIRELFESWTGRHKKKQVQKKWLIGFFTVIWNIWMECNARIFNHKEAGVEIVIRRTFLSYKEWTDSNPFGS, from the coding sequence ATGGAACTTCTCCACCAGTTTCATGAAAGGCTAAGGCCGGTGAAGTTGGCAGATGGTGCAGAGGATCATATGGTGTGGAGGTTTGATAGTAAAGGGGTGTTTTCTACTAGATCTGTTATGCAGGTTCTTCAAGCAGAGACTATGTTAGATGAGATCACGAGTTACAGCTTTACAAGTTCAGTCTGGCGAGGTGTGGTACCTTCGAGAATTGAGCTGTTTGGATGGTTTGTGCTGGTTGGTAGAGTGAATACTAAGGAAAGATTGAGTAGGCTAGGCGTTATTATTCCCAGTGATAATATCTGTGTTCTGTGTAAGAAGGAGATAGAAACGGTCGAACATTTATTCCTTCTATGTGATttaacatggcaggtgtggtgcagtTGGTTGAGGAGATTTGGTGAGGCGTGGGCTATCCCTGGTACCATTAGGGAACTGTTTGAGAGTTGGACTGGTAGGCATAAGAAAAAACAAGTGCAGAAAAAGTGGCTGATTGGGTTTTTCACAGTGATTTGGAATATCTGGATGGAATGTAATGCTAGGATCTTCAATCATAAAGAAGCAGGTGTTGAGATCGTAATAAGGAGGACGTTTCTAAGTTACAAAGAATGGACTGATAGTAATCCTTTTGGCAGTTGA
- the LOC107630707 gene encoding nucleoside diphosphate kinase III, chloroplastic/mitochondrial (The sequence of the model RefSeq protein was modified relative to this genomic sequence to represent the inferred CDS: added 12 bases not found in genome assembly), with product MASKVCKSASRAARSLLSASKGSRFYSEGRAAASAGAVSLSRKMPFFASNYGRARADSGPASSSWVSGALALPAAAYMLQDQEVHAAELERTFIAIKPDGVQRGLISEIISRFERKGFKLVGIKVIIPSKEFAQKHYHDLQDKPFFNGLCDFLSSGPVIAMVWEGQGVITYGRKLIGATDPQKSEPGTIRGDLAVVVGRNIIHGSDGPETAKNEIKLWFKPEELVSFTSNAEKWIYGVN from the exons GTCTGCAAATCCGCATCGAGAGCCGCAAGGTCCCTTCTCTCTGCTTCCAAAGGCTCTCGGTTTTATTCAG AAGGACGCGCAGCAGCATCAGCTGGAGCTGTTTCATTGAGCAGGAAAATGCCATTTTTTGCTTCAAACTATGGCAGGGCACGTGCTGATTCTGGCCCTGCATCCTCATCATGGGTCTCTGGAGCTCTGGCTCTTCCTGCTGCag CTTACATGCTTCAGGATCAAGAGGTGCATGCTGCGGAG TTGGAGCGCACTTTCATTGCCATTAAGCCTGATGGGGTGCAGAGAGGCCTG ATCTCAGAGATCATATCTCGTTTTGAGAGGAAAGGATTCAAGCTTGTGGGAATTAAAGTAATCATCCCTTCAAAGGAGTTTGCCCAAAAGCATTATCATGACCTCCAAGATAAACCATTCTTCAATGGGCTGTGTGATTTCCTAAGCTCTGGTCCTGTCATTGCAATG GTGTGGGAAGGACAGGGAGTTATTACCTATGGCAGAAAACTGATTGGAGCCACAGATCCTCAAAAATCAGAGCCCGGAACTATTAGGGGTGATCTGGCTGTTGTCGTTGGAAG AAATATCATCCATGGGAGTGATGGTCCGGAGACTGCAAAGAATGAGATTAAGTTGTGGTTTAAGCCAGAAGAGTTGGTCAGTTTCACTAGCAATGCGGAGAAATGGATTTATGGTGTCAACTGA
- the LOC107634545 gene encoding sm-like protein LSM36B codes for MSGAAEKEKEKGSGTTKTPADFLKSIRGRPVVVKLNSGVDYRGILACLDGYMNIAMEQTEEYVNGQLKNKYGDAFIRGNNVLYISTSKRTLAEGA; via the exons ATGAGTGGAGCAgcggagaaagagaaagagaaaggatCTGGAACCACAAAGACCCCTGCTGATTTCCTCAAGTCCATTCGCGGCCGCCCCGTTGTTGTCAAGCTCAATTCTGGCGTTGATTATCGTG GTATCCTGGCTTGTCTTGATGGCTATATGAATATTGCAATGGAACAAACAGAGGAGTATGTCAACGGGCAACTGAAGAACAAGTATGGTGATGCCTTCATTCGAGGGAATAATG TTCTATACATTAGTACCTCAAAGAGGACTCTAGCAGAAGGGGCGTAG